A single region of the Candidatus Neomarinimicrobiota bacterium genome encodes:
- a CDS encoding class I SAM-dependent methyltransferase, which translates to MCDLVFAHPDSYLSPEEEFKRYQQHNNDSEDPRYRSFLGKLQKPMAKRLTSKSSGLDFGSGPGPLLKKMFEEQGHKMSIYDVFYAPDMAVFETNYNFITSSETVEHLQQPLLELDRLWHRLKPDGILGIMTGIHYKDIDFKNWYYIRDETHVVFFSPKTFEWLAQYWDANLDFIGDSVVIFQKTSGSATSLPKKSEALLVTV; encoded by the coding sequence ATGTGTGATTTGGTCTTTGCTCATCCTGACTCATATTTAAGCCCTGAAGAAGAGTTCAAGCGTTATCAGCAGCATAACAATGATTCTGAAGACCCGCGATATCGATCTTTTCTCGGCAAATTGCAAAAGCCCATGGCAAAACGCCTTACTTCAAAATCAAGCGGATTAGATTTTGGATCTGGTCCCGGTCCTTTACTCAAAAAAATGTTTGAAGAGCAGGGTCACAAGATGTCCATTTATGATGTCTTTTACGCTCCGGACATGGCTGTTTTTGAAACCAACTATAATTTTATCACCTCTTCTGAGACGGTTGAACATCTTCAACAACCGCTACTGGAACTTGACCGTTTATGGCACCGCCTAAAACCTGATGGCATCCTGGGCATCATGACCGGAATACACTATAAAGACATTGATTTCAAAAACTGGTACTACATTCGTGACGAAACCCATGTAGTCTTTTTTTCACCAAAAACCTTTGAATGGCTGGCTCAATATTGGGATGCTAACCTCGACTTTATTGGTGATTCTGTGGTGATCTTTCAAAAAACATCTGGAAGTGCCACCTCATTGCCCAAAAAAAGCGAGGCTTTGCTTGTCACGGTGTAG
- a CDS encoding DivIVA domain-containing protein — MGRLTPQDIREHNFKQSALGYNRDQVNELLGEIAEELEVLVRESNEIHIENKEIRLALKTYMNVEDSLKETLLLSQKTGQDTIRNAHNEADTILRKANTEKDALLFTAKENLAGVQHDIQRLLAKRDAILIKLKSTLRSNLELLEEAFSETNDVIDLMPENISLQDERIIDFSKTDLAVKDLPVETSDPEIDNNITPDFTDK; from the coding sequence ATGGGACGATTAACACCTCAGGATATCAGGGAACATAACTTTAAGCAGTCTGCTTTAGGGTATAATCGCGATCAGGTTAATGAGCTATTAGGTGAGATTGCTGAAGAATTGGAAGTTTTGGTTCGTGAATCCAATGAGATCCACATTGAGAACAAAGAGATCCGCCTGGCTCTGAAAACCTATATGAACGTAGAAGACAGCCTGAAGGAAACGCTCCTCTTGTCTCAAAAAACAGGGCAGGATACTATTCGTAACGCCCATAATGAGGCCGATACCATTCTACGAAAGGCCAACACTGAGAAAGATGCTTTACTGTTCACTGCAAAAGAAAACCTGGCTGGCGTTCAGCATGACATTCAAAGACTTCTTGCCAAACGAGATGCCATACTGATCAAACTAAAGAGCACTTTACGTTCAAACCTTGAACTGCTGGAGGAAGCGTTTTCAGAAACCAATGATGTAATTGATCTGATGCCCGAAAATATCAGTTTGCAGGATGAGCGTATCATTGATTTTTCCAAGACCGATCTGGCCGTTAAAGACCTGCCTGTTGAAACTTCTGATCCTGAAATCGACAACAACATAACTCCTGACTTTACCGATAAATGA
- the ssb gene encoding single-stranded DNA-binding protein — protein MQKNSVNKVILVGRLGQKPELKFTTSQMAVVNLSVATTESRKDRDGNYQDQTEWSRVVVFGKPAEFVANYLDKGALVYVEGRLQTRSWENRDGVKMNTTEIIANIVTSLGGARNQDSGSYSNNAPSGGGAPSGGSTPGGGSFGGGGNDDEPLPF, from the coding sequence ATGCAAAAGAACAGTGTTAATAAAGTAATCCTTGTTGGCCGACTGGGACAAAAGCCCGAGTTGAAATTCACCACAAGTCAAATGGCCGTTGTGAATCTTAGCGTGGCAACAACTGAATCTCGTAAAGACCGTGATGGCAATTATCAGGATCAAACCGAATGGTCACGAGTTGTCGTCTTTGGCAAACCAGCTGAATTTGTAGCCAATTATCTCGATAAGGGTGCTTTGGTTTATGTAGAAGGTCGCCTTCAAACCCGTTCATGGGAAAATAGAGATGGTGTTAAAATGAATACCACTGAAATAATTGCCAATATCGTTACCTCTCTTGGTGGAGCCCGAAATCAAGACAGCGGAAGCTATAGCAATAATGCCCCATCTGGTGGTGGAGCTCCCAGCGGTGGTTCAACCCCAGGAGGCGGTTCTTTTGGTGGTGGCGGTAATGATGACGAGCCCCTGCCTTTTTAA